A DNA window from Mycolicibacter terrae contains the following coding sequences:
- a CDS encoding demethylmenaquinone methyltransferase, which yields MSRASLDKDPHAVASMFDGVARRYDLTNTVMSLGRDRAWRRATRKTLGLQPGEKVLDLAAGTAVSTVELAKSGAWCVAADFSVGMLAAGRKRDVPKVAGDATKLPFGDRVFDAVTISFGLRNVVDHTAGLREMARVTKPGGRLVVCEFSTPTVPVFATAYKEYLMRALPAVARAVSSNPEAYVYLAESIRAWPDQAALAEQISAAGWSDVSWRNLTGGIVALHSARKPLA from the coding sequence GTGAGCCGCGCGAGCCTGGACAAAGACCCCCACGCGGTGGCATCGATGTTCGACGGCGTCGCGCGCCGCTATGACCTCACCAACACGGTGATGTCGCTGGGCCGGGATCGCGCGTGGCGGCGGGCGACCCGCAAAACCCTGGGGTTGCAGCCGGGGGAGAAGGTGCTGGACCTGGCCGCCGGCACCGCGGTGTCCACCGTCGAACTCGCGAAATCGGGCGCATGGTGCGTGGCGGCGGACTTCTCGGTCGGCATGTTGGCCGCCGGGCGCAAGCGTGACGTGCCCAAGGTCGCCGGGGACGCCACCAAGCTGCCCTTCGGCGATCGCGTGTTCGACGCGGTCACGATCAGTTTCGGGCTGCGCAACGTCGTCGACCACACGGCGGGTCTGCGGGAGATGGCTCGGGTGACCAAACCCGGTGGGCGGCTGGTGGTCTGCGAGTTCTCCACCCCGACCGTCCCGGTGTTCGCCACCGCCTACAAGGAGTACCTGATGCGGGCGCTGCCGGCGGTGGCCCGGGCGGTGTCGTCGAACCCGGAGGCCTACGTCTATCTTGCCGAGTCGATCCGGGCCTGGCCGGACCAGGCGGCACTGGCCGAGCAGATCTCCGCGGCGGGCTGGTCGGACGTCAGCTGGCGCAACCTCACAGGCGGCATCGTCGCACTGCACTCGGCCCGCAAGCCGTTGGCCTGA
- a CDS encoding nitroreductase/quinone reductase family protein: MAVAKLPGWLKPMNKVMLAIQRLGITAGPVTVLTVPGRKSGQPRSTPMTPFTVNGSVHGVAFPGADWASNARAARVGTLTRGRRSRTVHIVELPADEARPVLRAFHSEVPVGVGFMKRTGLAPHGTPEEIEALAGRCAVFRFDPVAD, translated from the coding sequence ATGGCCGTCGCGAAGCTCCCCGGCTGGCTCAAGCCGATGAACAAGGTCATGTTGGCGATACAGAGGCTCGGCATCACGGCGGGTCCGGTCACCGTCCTGACGGTGCCCGGCCGCAAGTCGGGCCAGCCCCGCAGCACACCGATGACGCCGTTCACAGTCAATGGCAGCGTGCACGGTGTGGCGTTTCCCGGTGCCGACTGGGCGAGCAATGCACGCGCCGCGCGGGTGGGAACGTTGACCCGGGGGCGCAGATCGCGAACGGTGCACATCGTGGAACTGCCCGCCGACGAGGCACGGCCGGTGCTGCGGGCATTTCACTCCGAGGTGCCGGTCGGGGTGGGGTTCATGAAGCGCACCGGCCTGGCACCGCACGGCACTCCTGAGGAGATCGAAGCGCTCGCCGGCCGCTGCGCCGTCTTCCGGTTCGACCCGGTGGCGGACTGA
- the menJ gene encoding menaquinone reductase, which translates to MNSSAETVADVVVVGAGPAGSAAAAWAARAGRDVLVVDTATFPRDKPCGDGLTPRAVEQLELLGLGEWLDSHIRHRGLRMAGFGGEVQVDWPGPSFPSTGSAAPRTELDERIRKVAEESGARMRLGVKAVGVRHDSSGRVRAVVLADGTEVTGRALIVADGARSTLGRVLGRQWHQETVYGVAARGYLASPRHDEPWLTSHLELRSPDGAVLPGYGWIFPLGNGEVNIGVGALATVKRPADVALRPLLSYYADLRRDEWGFEGPVKAPASALLPMGGAVSGVAGPNWMLIGDAAACVNPLNGEGIDYGLETGLLAAGMLDCPDLTHAWPELLAARYARGFSVARRLALLLTFPRFLPATGPVAMRSTMLMRVAVRVMANLVTEDDADMVARAWRGGGRMSRLIDRRRPFS; encoded by the coding sequence GTGAACTCCAGCGCTGAGACGGTCGCCGACGTGGTGGTAGTGGGCGCCGGTCCGGCGGGGTCGGCGGCGGCCGCCTGGGCCGCCCGGGCGGGCCGCGACGTGTTGGTGGTCGACACGGCCACCTTCCCCCGGGACAAACCGTGCGGCGACGGGCTGACCCCGCGCGCCGTCGAGCAGCTGGAGTTGTTGGGGCTCGGCGAGTGGCTGGACAGCCACATCCGGCATCGGGGCCTGCGGATGGCCGGGTTCGGTGGCGAAGTGCAGGTGGACTGGCCCGGCCCGTCTTTCCCGTCGACGGGCAGCGCCGCACCGCGCACCGAACTCGACGAACGGATCCGCAAGGTCGCCGAGGAATCCGGGGCCCGGATGCGACTGGGCGTCAAGGCCGTCGGCGTCCGCCACGACTCGTCGGGACGGGTGCGCGCGGTGGTGCTGGCCGACGGCACCGAGGTGACCGGTCGGGCGCTGATCGTCGCCGACGGCGCCCGCTCGACCCTGGGCCGGGTGCTGGGCCGCCAGTGGCATCAGGAGACGGTGTACGGGGTGGCCGCGCGCGGATACCTGGCCTCGCCGCGGCATGACGAACCGTGGCTGACGTCGCACCTGGAACTGCGCTCCCCCGACGGCGCGGTGCTGCCGGGCTACGGGTGGATCTTCCCGCTGGGCAATGGCGAGGTGAACATCGGCGTCGGCGCGCTGGCCACCGTCAAGCGGCCCGCCGACGTGGCGCTGCGGCCGTTGCTGTCCTACTACGCCGACCTACGGCGCGACGAATGGGGCTTCGAGGGGCCGGTGAAGGCTCCGGCCAGCGCGCTGTTGCCGATGGGTGGGGCGGTCTCGGGGGTGGCCGGGCCGAACTGGATGTTGATCGGCGACGCCGCGGCCTGCGTCAACCCGCTCAACGGCGAGGGCATCGACTACGGACTGGAGACCGGACTGCTGGCCGCCGGCATGTTGGACTGCCCGGATCTCACCCACGCCTGGCCGGAGTTGCTGGCCGCCCGCTACGCCCGCGGCTTCTCGGTGGCCCGGCGGCTGGCGCTGTTGCTGACCTTCCCGCGGTTCCTGCCGGCGACCGGCCCGGTGGCGATGCGCTCGACGATGTTGATGCGGGTGGCGGTGCGGGTGATGGCCAATCTGGTCACCGAGGACGACGCCGACATGGTGGCGCGCGCCTGGCGCGGCGGGGGGCGGATGTCCCGGCTGATCGACCGTCGCCGCCCGTTCAGTTAG
- a CDS encoding DUF3592 domain-containing protein, with amino-acid sequence MLHSLIRGEGVVAPDSTIGRLLRWARMGVLIMVVVVTLQSMLLVAGAWRNDIAIERDMGVAEAEVLNAGFRRSTIEFVTPERITYRPELGVLYPSELATGMRIYVEYDKSDPDLVRVQHRTAVLAIIPAGSIVVIAWLFGTAALAGLAVVERRWARD; translated from the coding sequence GTGCTGCACAGCCTGATTCGCGGTGAGGGCGTTGTCGCGCCGGATAGCACAATCGGACGCCTGTTGCGCTGGGCCCGAATGGGTGTGCTGATCATGGTGGTCGTGGTGACGCTGCAGTCGATGCTGCTGGTGGCCGGCGCCTGGCGCAACGACATCGCCATCGAACGTGACATGGGGGTGGCCGAGGCCGAAGTCCTCAACGCGGGCTTCCGGCGCTCCACCATCGAGTTCGTCACCCCGGAGCGAATCACGTACCGCCCCGAACTGGGAGTGCTCTATCCGTCCGAATTGGCAACCGGGATGCGCATTTACGTTGAATACGACAAGTCCGACCCGGACCTGGTGCGGGTTCAGCACCGCACCGCGGTACTGGCGATCATCCCGGCCGGCTCGATCGTGGTGATCGCCTGGCTATTCGGCACCGCGGCGCTGGCCGGGTTGGCCGTCGTCGAACGACGCTGGGCGCGCGACTAA
- a CDS encoding class I SAM-dependent methyltransferase gives MSDSLEFQFDAAYRGESEQMGLGAKPPWSIGAPQPELAALIEQGKFHGDVLDVGCGEAAISLYLAERGHNTVGLDSSPTAIDLARREAAARGLTNATFEVADISAFTGYDGRFGTIVDSTLFHSIPVEAREGYQRSIVRAAAPGASYFVLVFDKSAIPEGPPFAVTDEELRDVVSKYWVIDEIKPARLHAVFPDDFPGFGGVGLRDEAGGRKSAAGWLLSAHLG, from the coding sequence ATGAGTGATTCATTGGAATTCCAGTTCGACGCCGCCTACCGCGGTGAATCCGAGCAGATGGGACTGGGCGCCAAACCACCGTGGAGCATCGGTGCGCCCCAGCCCGAACTGGCCGCACTGATCGAGCAGGGCAAGTTCCACGGCGATGTCCTCGACGTCGGCTGCGGCGAGGCCGCCATCTCGCTGTATCTGGCCGAACGGGGCCACAACACCGTCGGCCTGGACAGCTCGCCCACCGCCATCGACCTGGCCCGTCGCGAGGCCGCCGCGCGCGGCCTGACCAACGCCACCTTCGAGGTCGCCGACATCAGCGCGTTCACCGGCTATGACGGCCGGTTCGGCACCATCGTCGACAGCACGCTGTTCCACTCCATCCCGGTGGAGGCCCGCGAGGGCTACCAGCGCTCGATCGTGCGCGCCGCCGCGCCGGGAGCGTCGTACTTCGTGCTGGTCTTCGACAAGTCCGCCATCCCGGAGGGCCCGCCCTTCGCGGTGACCGACGAGGAGCTGCGCGACGTGGTGTCGAAGTACTGGGTGATCGACGAGATCAAACCGGCCCGGCTGCACGCGGTGTTCCCCGACGACTTCCCCGGCTTCGGCGGCGTCGGACTGCGCGACGAAGCAGGCGGCCGCAAATCGGCTGCGGGCTGGCTGCTCTCAGCGCACCTGGGCTGA
- a CDS encoding DsbA family protein, with protein MRSWLGTLAVLVTFGVVLAGPAAADPGAPGTAWAPDHFGVLAGSADAPVQLEVFCDPQCSECAKFVAASGDDLGSHLVAGDVAVTYRWMTFLDARRGNDTSARVGNALMAASDPATSAATYQTFVSELYRRGGTPGLEDIAATARDAGLPAHVVDRIAAGQQVVDPTSMNAFNRVQLLAANPESPGTPTVYDAVTRTVVDTDDAGWLDRLTEGR; from the coding sequence ATGCGGTCTTGGCTGGGCACATTGGCAGTACTGGTGACGTTCGGCGTGGTGCTGGCGGGTCCGGCGGCAGCAGACCCCGGCGCGCCGGGCACCGCGTGGGCGCCCGATCACTTCGGGGTGCTGGCCGGGTCGGCCGACGCCCCGGTGCAGCTGGAGGTGTTCTGCGATCCGCAGTGCTCCGAATGCGCGAAGTTCGTGGCGGCCTCCGGGGACGACTTGGGCAGTCACCTGGTGGCCGGGGACGTCGCGGTGACCTACCGGTGGATGACGTTCCTGGACGCCCGCCGGGGCAACGACACCTCCGCCCGGGTCGGCAACGCGCTGATGGCGGCCTCCGATCCGGCGACATCGGCCGCCACCTATCAGACGTTCGTCTCCGAGCTGTACCGCAGGGGCGGCACGCCGGGCCTGGAGGACATCGCGGCCACCGCGCGTGACGCCGGCCTGCCCGCCCACGTGGTGGACCGGATCGCCGCCGGACAGCAGGTTGTCGACCCCACCTCGATGAACGCCTTCAACCGGGTGCAGCTGCTGGCGGCGAACCCGGAGAGTCCCGGCACCCCAACGGTTTACGACGCCGTCACCAGAACGGTCGTCGACACCGACGACGCCGGCTGGCTGGACCGGCTCACCGAAGGGCGTTAG